In the Brucella anthropi ATCC 49188 genome, one interval contains:
- a CDS encoding YdcF family protein, producing the protein MMLNLIVVFVVAGLLLHFFNWRKTGIVLIGLAAIFYGAIASAILPDTLMSRLQSAYSSQLQTQLEDNTAFIVFGMGTQTVDGDGQKVVEPLAFSYGPILAAVAMNRQCVEKGFRCKFIASGADVAGTGVSEAASIATQLEKAGVDPASVLLDEKSRNSWQNSRNVAAILREIRPAKVVLLQAAPMMKRDLLYLAHFGVKPEPVAAGYLTGSHTNMSSPGLYFLMTDLALHEEIGVWRYTLYNFMGWNEPKQPPLQLGQATSSLPTQTSPAAGPVSAQ; encoded by the coding sequence ATGATGCTCAATCTGATCGTGGTTTTTGTTGTTGCCGGATTGCTCCTTCATTTTTTCAATTGGCGTAAGACCGGAATCGTTCTGATCGGCCTTGCGGCCATCTTTTACGGTGCAATTGCTTCGGCAATTCTTCCCGACACGCTGATGAGCCGCCTGCAATCGGCCTATTCATCGCAATTGCAGACGCAGCTTGAAGACAATACTGCCTTCATCGTCTTCGGTATGGGAACCCAGACAGTCGATGGCGACGGTCAGAAGGTGGTCGAACCACTTGCCTTCTCCTACGGGCCGATTTTGGCGGCGGTCGCCATGAACCGACAATGTGTCGAGAAGGGTTTTCGCTGCAAGTTCATCGCCAGCGGCGCCGATGTAGCCGGAACGGGTGTTTCCGAAGCCGCATCAATCGCCACGCAGCTGGAAAAGGCCGGTGTCGATCCGGCTTCCGTCCTGCTTGACGAGAAAAGCCGCAACAGCTGGCAGAACTCCAGGAACGTAGCAGCAATCCTGCGCGAGATCAGACCGGCGAAAGTTGTTCTGCTACAGGCTGCGCCGATGATGAAGCGCGATCTTCTTTATCTGGCACATTTTGGTGTGAAGCCTGAGCCGGTTGCGGCCGGTTATCTGACCGGATCGCATACCAACATGTCTTCGCCGGGCCTGTATTTCCTCATGACCGATCTGGCGCTTCACGAGGAGATCGGAGTCTGGCGCTATACGCTCTACAACTTCATGGGCTGGAATGAGCCGAAGCAGCCTCCGCTCCAACTGGGGCAGGCCACGAGCAGCCTCCCCACCCAAACTTCACCGGCTGCCGGACCGGTGTCGGCTCAATGA